In the Endozoicomonas sp. SCSIO W0465 genome, CTTTCTGACAATCCCTAAAGCCTTGTTCGACGGCCAGTTCCAGTGCTGTTTTCCCCTGATTCGTAGTAACATCAAGATCAGCAGATGCCCAAGCCAGGGCTTCCACACACGCCTTATGGTTACTATTGGCAGCCAGGTGCAATGCGGTCCAACCGTCAGTACTGGTGGCGTTTAGATCTGCCCCTCTCTGAATAAGAACCCTCAGAGGCTTGATACGGCCAAAGTGAGCAGCCAGGTGTACTGCTGTCCAATGGTAGTCCCTGAGATGATCCAGGGAATAGTCATTGCCCACCGTTACCTTGGGATGATCACTCCTACCAGTCGTGGCATCAGGATCTGCCCCACCATTGATGAGGGCCCGCACACATTTAACATGATCGTTGATGGTGGCCAGGTGGAGTGCTGTCTTGCCATAAACTGTTCTTAAATTAACATCGGCTTTGGCTTCCGTCAGGATTTCCACACACTCACTGGAGTTCCCTGAAGCGGCCAGGTGCAATGCTGTCTCCCCAGCCTCGGTGGTAATATTGGGATCAGCTCCGCGGTCAATCAACGTTTGCACACAGTACCAGTGACCTTCCTGAACGGCAAAATGCAATGCGGTTTTACCAAGGTCAGCCCTGATGACATCACAATCCGCACCACCATCAATCAGTGCTTGCAAGCAATCCCTGTGGCCTTCCCGGGAAGCAAGATGCAGCGCAGCTCTGCCAAAGTACGATTTAGCGCCGATATCGGCCCCGGCCTTGACCAGAACCTCAATGCACCCACTGTGGCCTGCCAGAGCAGCCAGGTGCAACGGAGTTCTACGGTAATTATTGGTAACATCAGGCGCGGCACCATTGGCAATCAGCACCCGGATACATTCACTATGGCCTCCATGGGCAGCAAAATGGAGTTCTGTCCAACCATTAGCAGTGGCACTGAGCACCAACCCTTCGTTGAGCAGGGTTTGCACACAACCACTGTGCCCATGGCTGGCAGCCAGGTGCAGTGCTGTCTCATCTTGCATTGTGGTACCGTTGGGATTCGCTGCGCCATGGATCAGGATTCGAACAGGCTCGCTGTGGCCATGGCTGGCGGCCAGGTGCAGTGCTGTCTCGCCCTGTGGTGTGGTGATATTGAGATCCGCTGCGCCATGGGTCAGGATTCGAACAGACTCGCTGTGGCCATGGCTGGCGGCGAGGTGCAGTGCTGTCTGTCCTTCAGCAGTGGTATTAAGGTCGGCATTGCCGTTGATCAGTGCCTGTACACACTCACTATGGCCTCTTTGGGCGGCGAAATGCAGCGCAGCCCAGCCTTCAACGGTCGAATTGATTTGCGCCCCTCCACTGATCAGTGCCGCCACGCAGCCACTGTGGCCATTGTTTGCCGCCAGGTGCAAGGCTGTCCAGCCTTCTGTTGTGGCATTGAGATCTGCACCCGCCTTGATCAGGATTCGTAAGCTATCAAGACGACCCTCCTGAGCTGCAATGTGCACAGCGGTATCACCGTGAGTTGAGGTGATATTGAGTTCAGCTCCGCCCTTGATAATGGCTTGCATGCACTCAATTTGGCTTTCCCTGGCAGCGAGATGCAGTGCTGACTCGCCAAGAATGGTGAGGGAATTGAGATCTGCCCCGTCGTCAACCAGCAATTGCACACAATCGCTGTGGCCTTTTTCCACACAAAGATACAGCGCAGACTTTCCTTCACTGGTGGCAGCATTGAGATCCGCTCCCCACTTGATCAGGACTTTGAGACACTCTCCATGCCCTCTTTTGGCAGCAAGGTGTACGGCGGTTTTACCTTTATTATTGGCAGCATTAATATCCACGCCGCAGGTAGCCATCATTCTCAGGCAATCACTGTGGCCTCTTTCAGCGGCAATATGCAGCGCTGTTTTGCCTTCAGTGGTGATACAGGCAAGATCAGCCCCGCCAGTAAGCAGGAATTTCAGACACTCGAGGTGCCCTCCCTCAGCGGCGATATGTAACGGCGTTTTTTTGTTGAAACTGGCTTGGGCATTAACAACCGTACCCGCCTTGATCAGGAGCCGGAGGCAGTGATGGTGGCCCTTTGCAGCGCAAAGGTGCAACGCATTAGCACCGAACGCTGTGGTGGCGTTAATATCCACCTGGCCGTTGATCAGGGCTTTCAAACACTCAATGTTGCCCTCTTCAGCCGCAATATGCAGTGCGTTATCACCGTTTTCCTTGGGGCCATTCAGATCTGTCCCGTGTTCAACCAGGGCTTGTATACACTTGCTGCGGTTTTCCCGGGCAGCAGCATGCAACAGCAGGACCGATTCGCCTGTAGCGGCTGCACGAAAATGCTCACGAACGAGATTTGGATGCAGATTCAGCAGATGTCGCAACGCCTGTACATTGCCGGTACGACAAACATGCAGAGGCTGCGATTCACAGTACAGCGAAGACTCATTGAATGCGGCTCCAGCCTCACGCACCAGTGGCACGATTGTAGCATCACACTCCCGGCAGTTTCGTTCCCTGACTCCCTTACCATCCAACCACCATTCAATGCAATCCTCATGGTAACGGTGC is a window encoding:
- a CDS encoding ankyrin repeat domain-containing protein, producing MPGQRRSALFSKKSEHTVNHTIAQINVSPPEVAQASCPVCQRGLSNNREVLMAKCGHRYHEDCIEWWLDGKGVRERNCRECDATIVPLVREAGAAFNESSLYCESQPLHVCRTGNVQALRHLLNLHPNLVREHFRAAATGESVLLLHAAARENRSKCIQALVEHGTDLNGPKENGDNALHIAAEEGNIECLKALINGQVDINATTAFGANALHLCAAKGHHHCLRLLIKAGTVVNAQASFNKKTPLHIAAEGGHLECLKFLLTGGADLACITTEGKTALHIAAERGHSDCLRMMATCGVDINAANNKGKTAVHLAAKRGHGECLKVLIKWGADLNAATSEGKSALYLCVEKGHSDCVQLLVDDGADLNSLTILGESALHLAARESQIECMQAIIKGGAELNITSTHGDTAVHIAAQEGRLDSLRILIKAGADLNATTEGWTALHLAANNGHSGCVAALISGGAQINSTVEGWAALHFAAQRGHSECVQALINGNADLNTTAEGQTALHLAASHGHSESVRILTHGAADLNITTPQGETALHLAASHGHSEPVRILIHGAANPNGTTMQDETALHLAASHGHSGCVQTLLNEGLVLSATANGWTELHFAAHGGHSECIRVLIANGAAPDVTNNYRRTPLHLAALAGHSGCIEVLVKAGADIGAKSYFGRAALHLASREGHRDCLQALIDGGADCDVIRADLGKTALHFAVQEGHWYCVQTLIDRGADPNITTEAGETALHLAASGNSSECVEILTEAKADVNLRTVYGKTALHLATINDHVKCVRALINGGADPDATTGRSDHPKVTVGNDYSLDHLRDYHWTAVHLAAHFGRIKPLRVLIQRGADLNATSTDGWTALHLAANSNHKACVEALAWASADLDVTTNQGKTALELAVEQGFRDCQKALVSARECHKKKCPVQ